The following are encoded together in the Geobacter sulfurreducens PCA genome:
- a CDS encoding porin family protein, which yields MKRLIALLCLTLTVAAGSGTALAENIKGRLGITGKIGFYLPGDSDFDNYKLETDAGFLGGGGLIYGVTDNLAAEVDVTYTKFGAELVSGLDQGDFSVTNIAMGVQYRFDTPQPKLSPYAGGGIDILISDYDRPGGADVDPTVGVHLCGGLDYFLTKHLVLNAEVRGVVAPEVDIDAPGGKSGNFDPSGVAATFGVRLFFN from the coding sequence ATGAAACGACTTATTGCCCTGCTCTGCCTGACTCTGACCGTCGCTGCCGGCAGCGGTACCGCGTTGGCGGAAAACATCAAGGGGCGACTCGGGATCACCGGCAAAATCGGCTTTTACCTCCCCGGCGACAGCGATTTCGACAACTACAAACTGGAGACCGACGCCGGGTTCCTCGGTGGCGGTGGACTGATCTACGGGGTCACGGACAACCTGGCGGCAGAGGTCGATGTGACCTATACCAAATTCGGCGCAGAGCTGGTGTCCGGCCTCGACCAGGGCGACTTCTCGGTGACCAACATCGCTATGGGAGTCCAGTACCGCTTCGACACCCCGCAGCCGAAGCTCTCTCCCTATGCAGGGGGAGGCATCGACATCCTCATCAGCGATTACGATCGCCCGGGCGGGGCCGATGTGGACCCCACCGTCGGCGTTCACCTCTGCGGCGGACTTGATTACTTCCTGACCAAGCACCTCGTCCTGAATGCCGAGGTAAGAGGGGTCGTGGCTCCCGAAGTGGACATCGACGCACCGGGGGGAAAATCGGGCAATTTCGATCCCAGCGGCGTTGCCGCCACCTTCGGTGTCAGACTATTTTTCAACTGA
- the elbB gene encoding isoprenoid biosynthesis glyoxalase ElbB produces the protein MKKIGVVLSGCGVYDGSEIHEAVLTLLAIDRNGAEAVCMAPSMEFREVNHLTSQETGATRNALVEAARIARGKIRDVKDVSAVELDAVIFPGGYGAAKNLCTFAEKGAAATINPEVARLIREMAVAKKPIGAICIAPALIAATLGRDYKPKVTIGTDAGTAAAITETGSEHVSCPVAEFVVDRENKIVTTPAYMLANRISEAAEGIEKAVKAVVEMA, from the coding sequence ATGAAAAAGATCGGTGTTGTTCTTTCCGGCTGCGGCGTCTATGACGGTAGCGAGATCCACGAGGCGGTCCTGACGCTCCTCGCCATCGACCGCAACGGTGCCGAGGCGGTCTGCATGGCCCCGAGCATGGAGTTTCGCGAGGTGAACCACCTCACCTCCCAGGAAACCGGTGCCACCCGCAACGCACTTGTGGAGGCAGCGCGGATCGCCCGGGGTAAGATTCGGGATGTGAAGGATGTGTCGGCTGTGGAACTCGATGCCGTTATCTTCCCCGGCGGTTACGGCGCGGCAAAGAACCTGTGCACCTTTGCCGAGAAAGGGGCGGCGGCCACCATCAACCCGGAAGTGGCCCGCCTCATCCGCGAGATGGCCGTGGCCAAAAAACCCATCGGAGCCATCTGCATCGCCCCGGCCCTTATCGCCGCCACCCTCGGCCGCGACTACAAGCCGAAGGTGACCATTGGCACCGACGCCGGCACCGCCGCCGCCATTACGGAAACAGGCAGCGAACATGTTTCCTGCCCGGTTGCCGAGTTCGTCGTTGACCGGGAAAACAAAATCGTCACCACGCCCGCCTACATGCTCGCCAACCGTATCTCGGAAGCGGCAGAGGGGATCGAAAAAGCGGTCAAGGCCGTCGTCGAGATGGCCTGA
- a CDS encoding NAD(P)H-binding protein gives MNPGEGIVLVTGATGFIGKRLVSALLAGGHRVRCLVRRPDAPLPDGAERVVGDILTREGLDAALAGIDTAFYLVHSMAGGRAGFERRDREAAEHFVAAGNRAGLRRAIYLGGLGETGDHLSEHLASRLEVAAILRRGSFRTTFLRAAIIIGAGGASFEMIRALVERLPVMITPRWVSTRCQPIAVGDVISYLTGCLEDERTTGETFDIGGPDILTYREMMERLAGVEKTFTMILSVPVLTPRLSSYWVGLVTPVRPSIAIPLIEGLKNEVVCRENRIRDFIPFPLTTYERAVTIALAEDKGNDYN, from the coding sequence ATGAACCCCGGAGAAGGGATCGTATTGGTCACCGGTGCAACCGGATTTATCGGCAAGAGGCTCGTGTCGGCCCTACTGGCCGGCGGCCACCGGGTGCGCTGTCTCGTCCGACGGCCCGATGCCCCGCTTCCCGACGGGGCAGAGCGCGTGGTGGGCGACATCCTGACCCGCGAAGGGCTCGATGCCGCCCTGGCGGGGATCGACACCGCCTTCTACCTGGTTCATTCCATGGCCGGCGGCCGAGCCGGGTTTGAACGGCGGGACCGGGAGGCAGCGGAGCATTTTGTGGCTGCGGGCAACCGGGCGGGCCTGAGGCGGGCCATCTACCTCGGGGGGCTCGGCGAGACGGGCGATCATCTGTCGGAACACTTGGCGAGCCGCCTCGAAGTAGCCGCCATTCTGCGGCGGGGCTCATTCCGCACCACGTTCCTGCGGGCAGCCATCATCATCGGTGCCGGTGGCGCTTCCTTCGAAATGATCCGGGCGCTGGTGGAGCGCCTGCCGGTCATGATCACTCCCCGGTGGGTCTCCACGCGCTGCCAGCCAATCGCCGTGGGGGACGTCATCAGCTACCTGACCGGCTGCCTGGAGGACGAGCGGACCACGGGCGAAACCTTCGACATCGGCGGCCCCGACATCCTCACCTATCGAGAGATGATGGAACGGCTCGCAGGGGTGGAGAAAACATTCACCATGATCCTGTCAGTGCCGGTGCTGACGCCCAGACTTTCGTCCTACTGGGTGGGTCTTGTCACGCCGGTACGACCCTCTATCGCCATTCCGCTCATCGAGGGGTTGAAAAATGAGGTCGTCTGCCGCGAAAACCGGATTCGCGACTTCATCCCCTTCCCGCTCACCACCTACGAGCGGGCCGTGACGATCGCGCTTGCGGAAGATAAGGGGAATGATTACAATTAG
- a CDS encoding PilZ domain-containing protein, which yields MEGRKSKRLSVEVGCWLVEMDGATCLYTFDLSDEGVAVITEDPLPVGRSVILQFFTPRSASAVTLKAQVVWSRLEPEGAMGLRFVEMDVRGRETLREFMRLLLEQRQRERPVR from the coding sequence GTGGAAGGACGAAAGAGCAAGCGGCTGTCGGTGGAGGTGGGGTGCTGGCTCGTGGAAATGGACGGAGCCACCTGCCTCTACACCTTTGATCTGTCGGACGAGGGGGTGGCGGTCATTACGGAGGACCCGCTGCCGGTCGGGCGCAGCGTTATCCTCCAGTTTTTCACCCCCCGCTCGGCCAGTGCCGTGACCCTGAAGGCCCAGGTGGTCTGGAGCCGCCTGGAGCCGGAAGGGGCCATGGGCCTGCGGTTCGTGGAGATGGATGTCCGGGGCCGGGAGACGTTGCGTGAGTTCATGCGACTGCTGTTGGAGCAGCGGCAGCGGGAACGGCCCGTTCGTTAA
- a CDS encoding helix-turn-helix domain-containing protein has protein sequence MDDIKSQIKELRLGAKIRKLRQDRRLTLQELSELSGLSKPLLSQIENDQVTPPIATLLKISKGLKVGIHYFFEEEEDQQKVVLTRAAQQQPTRRRSGNDAPHGYIYRSLAPGIRHKPMEPFLVEFELTDWSDSFFYRHDGFEFIYLLDGELEFHYGSDVMRLLPGDSIYYDSSEPHGYVSVGEERARAVAVLYTRD, from the coding sequence GTGGACGATATCAAATCCCAGATCAAGGAATTGCGGCTCGGCGCCAAGATCAGAAAACTCCGTCAGGATCGGCGGCTCACCCTCCAGGAACTGTCTGAGCTCTCGGGACTCTCGAAACCCCTTCTTTCCCAGATCGAAAACGATCAGGTCACCCCTCCGATTGCCACGTTGCTCAAGATATCCAAAGGACTGAAGGTGGGCATCCACTACTTTTTCGAAGAGGAAGAAGACCAGCAGAAAGTGGTGCTGACCCGGGCAGCACAGCAGCAGCCGACCCGGCGGCGCTCAGGCAATGATGCGCCCCATGGCTACATCTACCGGTCCCTGGCCCCAGGCATCAGGCACAAGCCCATGGAACCCTTCCTGGTGGAGTTCGAGTTGACCGACTGGAGCGACAGCTTCTTCTACCGGCACGATGGCTTCGAGTTCATCTATCTGCTCGACGGAGAGCTGGAATTCCACTACGGTAGCGATGTCATGCGGCTCCTGCCGGGCGACAGCATCTACTACGATTCCTCGGAGCCCCACGGCTACGTGTCGGTGGGAGAAGAACGGGCCCGGGCAGTGGCGGTTCTCTATACCCGGGACTGA